A window of Nicotiana tabacum cultivar K326 chromosome 24, ASM71507v2, whole genome shotgun sequence contains these coding sequences:
- the LOC107817651 gene encoding uncharacterized protein LOC107817651 isoform X2, translated as MGCCSWQENHGGNCCALVCLVWSSESIKLYVNAWFTWLHNGFLMEVENKLGCLNLLVLYCSGYRCSRICYIILIFNRRKHPCSDHRKYSCFSLVHSHILRQPDSSIYEFYLHLIRDSAFDKLYVLRVLAASSLCHLSNQIWDESYIETAKMVSRSNLNRQKVQSHSRRCRNGTLL; from the exons ATGGGGTGTTGCAGCTGGCAGGAAAACCATG GTGGCAACTGTTGTGCTCTTGTTTGTCTTGTCTGGTCCAGTGAAAGCATTAAACTATATG TTAATGCATGGTTTACTTGGCTTCACAATGGGTTCCTTATGGAG GTTGAAAACAAATTGGGGTGCCTCAATCTTCTTGTGCTCTATT GCTCGGGCTATAGGTGCTCTAGGATATGTTATATTATCCTCATTTTTAATAGGAGAAAACATCCTTGCTCTG ATCACCGTAAATATTCATGCTTCTCTCTCGTACATTCTCACATCCTTAGGCAGCCAGATAGTTCCATCTATGAATTTTATCTACACCTTATTCGGGACTCTG CTTTTGATAAATTGTACGTTCTTCGTGTTCTTGCTGCATCTTCTCTATGCCATCTTTCTAACCAAATTTGGGATGAAAGCTACATTGAGACTGCCAAGATGGTTAGCCGTAGCAATTTAAACAGGCAAAAAGTGCAGTCTCATTCTAGACGCTGTAGAAATGGGACTTTGCTCTAA
- the LOC107817651 gene encoding uncharacterized protein LOC107817651 isoform X1, translating to MNLLKLHHQHNSYYHSKFSSISGNSSTHSSFSAPHFLFFTTHKPKFLPLTLHYDNFKLKNVRASAIKIQSLSDKEEENLKDSEEYEYLAADGVVYKKTLRLVEGAMFAAVSGLAYLLSNSLAIENYFGCFFALPIVISSMRWGVAAGRKTMVATVVLLFVLSGPVKALNYMLMHGLLGFTMGSLWRLKTNWGASIFLCSIARAIGALGYVILSSFLIGENILALITVNIHASLSYILTSLGSQIVPSMNFIYTLFGTLLLINCTFFVFLLHLLYAIFLTKFGMKATLRLPRWLAVAI from the exons ATGAATCTTCTCAAACTTCATCACCAGCACAACAGctattaccatagcaaattctcTTCAATTTCAGGAAATTCATCAACCCATTCATCTTTCTCAGCTCCCCACTTTCTCTTTTTCACTACCCACAAACCAAAATTTTTGCCTTTAACACTTCATTATGACAATTTTAAGCTAAAAAATGTAAGAGCTTCAGCTATAAAAATCCAATCTCTGAGTgataaagaagaggaaaatttAAAAGATTCAGAAGAGTATGAGTACTTAGCAGCAGATGGGGTTGTTTATAAGAAGACTTTGAGATTAGTAGAGGGTGCTATGTTTGCTGCTGTTTCTGGATTGGCTTATCTCTTGAGCAATTCTCTTGCTATTGAG AATTACTTCGGCTGTTTCTTCGCGTTGCCAATTGTTATATCCTCGATGAGATGGGGTGTTGCAGCTGGCAGGAAAACCATG GTGGCAACTGTTGTGCTCTTGTTTGTCTTGTCTGGTCCAGTGAAAGCATTAAACTATATG TTAATGCATGGTTTACTTGGCTTCACAATGGGTTCCTTATGGAG GTTGAAAACAAATTGGGGTGCCTCAATCTTCTTGTGCTCTATT GCTCGGGCTATAGGTGCTCTAGGATATGTTATATTATCCTCATTTTTAATAGGAGAAAACATCCTTGCTCTG ATCACCGTAAATATTCATGCTTCTCTCTCGTACATTCTCACATCCTTAGGCAGCCAGATAGTTCCATCTATGAATTTTATCTACACCTTATTCGGGACTCTG CTTTTGATAAATTGTACGTTCTTCGTGTTCTTGCTGCATCTTCTCTATGCCATCTTTCTAACCAAATTTGGGATGAAAGCTACATTGAGACTGCCAAGATGGTTAGCCGTAGCAATTTAA